From the genome of bacterium, one region includes:
- a CDS encoding NADP-dependent oxidoreductase codes for MHDHQNRQIVLKSRPVGAPTPANFGLTESPIPEPGDGEALTRTLWLSLDPYMRGRMNAGKSYAASVPVGGVMVGRTVGRVVSSHDSGFAAGDIVVGPGGWQDYAAISGRALRKLDPTLAPISTALGVLGMPGMTAYVGLLDIGRPRPGETVVVSAASGAVGSVVGQIAKIKGCRVVGIAGSAAKCDYVVDTLGFDACVDHRLPELRAALSRACPNGIDIYFENVGGSVQQAVWPLLNDFARVPVCGLIAQYNDVTPKPGPNLGSVLTKRLTVRGFIVSDHADRSDEFMREVFAWVREGRIKYREDVVDGLERAPEALIGLLQGRNFGKLIVRVAS; via the coding sequence ATGCATGACCACCAAAACCGCCAAATCGTGCTGAAGAGCCGGCCCGTTGGGGCGCCGACGCCTGCGAATTTCGGCCTGACCGAAAGTCCAATACCCGAGCCGGGTGACGGCGAAGCGCTGACGCGCACGCTGTGGCTCTCCCTCGACCCCTATATGCGCGGCCGGATGAACGCCGGGAAGTCATACGCCGCGTCGGTGCCGGTCGGCGGGGTCATGGTTGGCCGTACCGTCGGAAGAGTCGTCTCGTCGCATGACTCCGGTTTCGCCGCAGGCGATATCGTGGTCGGACCAGGAGGCTGGCAAGACTACGCGGCCATTTCCGGCCGGGCGCTGCGCAAGCTCGATCCGACACTCGCTCCGATCTCCACCGCGCTGGGTGTGCTCGGCATGCCGGGCATGACCGCCTATGTTGGGCTACTCGATATCGGCCGACCGCGCCCGGGCGAGACGGTGGTCGTCTCCGCGGCGTCAGGAGCAGTCGGCTCAGTGGTGGGTCAGATTGCCAAGATCAAGGGGTGTCGTGTCGTGGGGATCGCCGGGAGCGCCGCGAAGTGCGATTACGTTGTGGACACACTCGGCTTCGATGCCTGTGTCGATCATCGCTTGCCGGAACTCAGGGCAGCGCTCAGTCGGGCCTGCCCAAATGGCATAGACATCTATTTCGAGAACGTCGGCGGTTCGGTCCAGCAGGCGGTGTGGCCGCTGCTCAACGATTTCGCACGGGTGCCGGTCTGCGGCCTCATCGCACAGTACAACGACGTGACCCCAAAGCCCGGGCCAAACCTGGGATCGGTGCTGACCAAGCGGCTCACCGTGCGTGGATTCATCGTCTCCGATCATGCCGATCGGTCAGACGAGTTCATGCGCGAGGTCTTCGCGTGGGTCCGTGAGGGCCGCATCAAGTACCGGGAAGATGTCGTTGATGGATTGGAGCGTGCCCCCGAGGCCTTGATTGGGCTGCTCCAGGGGCGCAATTTCGGCAAGCTGATTGTCCGCGTCGCGTCATAA